A stretch of Castanea sativa cultivar Marrone di Chiusa Pesio chromosome 2, ASM4071231v1 DNA encodes these proteins:
- the LOC142624791 gene encoding uncharacterized protein LOC142624791: protein MGYYLADGIYPSWSTFVKTISAPRGKKNSLFAITQESTRKDVERAFGVLQARFAIVREPAHLWRTDAIDYIMKACIILHNMIIEDEHDTNGAEDFDYEQVPKSIPITMSYEPTEEFSQFGHLLQPMKKLEIKKLILNSNWISLSTCGNDIVIRRII, encoded by the coding sequence ATGGGATATTATCTTGCTGATGGTATATATCCTTCATGGTCTACTTTTGTAAAGACAATCTCAGCTCCACGAGGTAAAAAGAATAGTCTTTTTGCTATAACTCAGGAGTCAACAAGGAAAGATGTAGAGCGTGCATTTGGAGTACTTCAAGCACGATTTGCAATTGTTCGTGAGCCTGCACATCTTTGGAGAACAGATGCTATTGATTACATTATGAAGGCATGCATAATATTGCATAACATGATAATTGAAGATGAACATGATACTAATGGAGCAGAAGACTTTGATTATGAACAAGTGCCTAAAAGCATCCCTATAACAATGTCTTACGAGCCTACAGAAGAATTTAGTCAATTTGGGCATTTATTGCAGCCCATGAAAAAATTAGAGATAAAGAAACTCATTTTGAACTCCAATTGGATCTCGTTGAGCACTTGTGGCAACGATATAGTGATTCGCAGGATCatctaa
- the LOC142624155 gene encoding uncharacterized protein LOC142624155: protein MSWTHLDCKATWEIFSMGRNTNYARNMLLNDSDSDDDFEITALLALEEERLEKERASTSRRGSVPGHRFIQHDHEQGHQRLFQDYFAESPVYPPNIFRRRFRMSRSLFLRIKSNLEEKDEYFVQKRNATRVLGLSSLQKMTTALRMLAYGVAADFTDEYVRIGESTAIESLKKFVEAIVDIYFTEYLRSPNSNDIARLLGVGERRGFPGM from the coding sequence CAACTTGGGAAATTTTTTCCATGGGTCGTAATACAAATTATGCACGTAATATGCTTCTAAATGACTCTGATTCCGATGATGATTTTGAGATAACTGCGCTTCTTGCATTGGAAGAAGAAAGATTAGAAAAAGAGAGGGCATCAACATCACGTCGTGGTTCTGTTCCAGGCCATAGGTTCATCCAACATGATCATGAGCAAGGACATCAAAGACTTTTTCAAGACTATTTTGCAGAATCACCAGTATATCCTCCTAACATATTTCGGAGGAGGTTTCGAATGAGTCGTTCTCTTTTTCTACGTATTAAATCTAATCTagaagagaaagatgaatattttgttcaaaaaagaaatgctaCCAGAGTTCTTGGTTTGTCTTCCCTTCAGAAGATGACTACCGCACTAAGGATGCTTGCGTATGGAGTAGCAGCAGATTTTACAGATGAATATGTGAGAATTGGAGAAAGTACTGCAATAGAGAGTCtcaaaaaatttgttgaagcCATAGTCGATATTTATTTTACAGAGTACTTGAGGTCACCAAATAGCAATGACATTGCTAGGTTGCTAGGAGTTGGTGAAAGGCGTGGATTTCCAGGGATGTAA